The nucleotide sequence AATAATGTCACAGGTAAAATTGAGAagagaaatggaaaacaaatgtctaaaacaaatactggcttcaaaagatttaccacaaatttttagacattggggatatgagtttaaaactggtataacaacaaaaaagtatACATGTGAATATACTTGTGATGGGAATccaatatttattcttattgggatgcaaaaaaatagaaatgataacatcaaagtggataatagtcaatttgatttatgtggccttgaaaacgttcaagctgttctcaacaataatgaacattatcctaaaactgaactaaatataaatagttcagaaaatgattataataaaatttatcaaatgtttaaaaatttcaaactagctTATTATGGTAATGAAGGGAAACCAATTTGTTCTATAAATGATTATGCCAACAAATATCCCATAATAGCTATTGATTGTACCTGCCAACCTGAAAGCATAAAGGAGAGTACCacaaacgtaaaattaaaatttagattcaaggaAGCTCTTTCTGCTGATACAGTAATACACATTGTAACTATTTATAATGTTGTTTCTACTTATAACCCTTTCACAAATAGAGCTGTTGTAAATTAATCTTacatcttttatgaaaaaatttttcataaaaaagttttttattcacatcattaaagtctgacaatatgaatattacttgagtctaagttacataaaatatgttcaattaagccttttgaaatattgcgatttaCTATGTCTTTAAGTtcttttggtagtttttcattttctgaaattgcgcactaatttactttgtctttgaactctattatgaaattttctgataaatattgataccttgaaattctataccaatctactttgtctttaaattctcttatgaaatcttAGCATCTCACGCCATGAAATTCCtctccaatctactttgtctttgaattctcttatgaaatactcagatagatcttgatttcctgaaatttcactccaatcaacttgatctttgaattctcttataaagttttctgatagtgtttgatgttttgaaatccatttaaaatctacttgatctttgaactctcttataaagttttctgatagtgcttgatttcctgaaatttcactccaatctacttcatctttgaattctcttataaagttttctgatagtttttgacgccatgaaatcctttcccaatttacttgatctttgaattctcttatgaaatactcagatagatcttgatatcttgaaatctttttccaatgtacttgatctttgaattctcttataaagttttctgatagtttttgataacgtgaaatttcttcccaatctactttgtctttgaattcccttatgaaatcttctgatagtttttgatgaactgaaatttcttcccaatcaacataatcttttattaattcaaggtggctcttttcaatagtgttcattatttattttataatagaaagaaaaaaaaatgtcaatttgttttaatcaaatgcaaaaatttctcttcaataaCAACCTCCACATCTGGTGGgtgcattagttaaaagaatcagtttctatgataaaggtgcTGATGTTTGTGTTGTCACTTTATTAAgtgataatgttttctttaactagtggtataatggtaatgttgtgatgaaatttttgcatttcattgaaatgttcaagttttgatgaaatttttgcatttgtttgaaatgtttaggttttgaatgaatttttgcatttcattgaaatgttcaagttttgatgaaatttttgcatttgtttgaaatgtttaagtattgcaaaaaattttgcatttcatttcaatatctaagttttgtaaatatttttgcatttgattgaatgaaaaactatgtgaaggtttatgtgaaatttttcacataagtttccacatacttttgaatttaaaaagtattgtaagaattcttactccagtgccaggaaatacattttatatctactccTACCTACCAACTCTATGTACGCTATGTACACTGTCTGTACAATGTAACActaaaaatatattcatttcCATTGTGTGTAACGTTCTAGTATGTTTGTTCTCTCGTTTCATCTCGATTAAACTACGTTAcaatacaaaccccaaaaatgcaaaaacaacaaaatcaatttttttgagatgtcaccttattgcTCCCGAAGTGcgatatgtcgactagcgcgataaaagtataGCTGTCTGGAATTTGCCCAAGCTGAAAGACAAACGAGCGCTGCACAAGCCGAAGGACTAGGTTTCTCaacgtttttttcgtttctagccttataCTAACTGGACATTATTTGCTGTTTAACCCTTAAGGCCTAggcaaatcctgagatgttatgaaaaaatgctttcaatttcctgaataagatcaTGCCAAGTATAACTTCTACTCACATTTCACccccccagccccttgaagccaccttgataatgatagacttatttattcgattattgtcaaaaaataaaattgaggaaGGAAAAAACCTGATTGGGacaatcttggaactgaatgatttagtttcattagatgtaatgaatgagaGAAAGCATAATTCCGAAGCCACCTCACCCCCTTTCTGGGGTGGAGCAGAgcgttttttttacaaatttgataaacttgtttcggaaaaaaaaaaaccgaaaaaacagagcatgaatacgcagagtacataatacggaaatattctcaagtaggcttgaaatgacagaaacaagaattgaaaggaacacaaatGCTCTTGAGCTATTCTCTACCCCTTGTTATCAgtagtgatttttggtgaaaactacGAACTTTGGCCGGGGATTGTGCGAAAACTATTGGATGGATTTTCgtggggtttggtttattttcctcagaaaacattcaaaagtgagggtatgtcgagatatttttgatttgtgtcattttgtggccgtcattgggaattgaatggaggtactactgatgctcagatctccattggaaaagctaaattagaaaatatggctacataccctcgctttcaaTAATACAgtattagcattggtgaaaaaaaattgaaagaattttgaaaattcacggagaaatccccgtctgaagtttagatgggagcgggtcgcaggacataagtacgactaaattcgttcactaATTACACACAATCTTATGAACAaacaatgaaaataacaaacaaatcggcttcatatttcAAACGTTTTCGCAGAGGTAGAGAATACCCTTAATGGGACATAAGTTCAGgaaatctacaatccacccatcaaatctgtttatcacaccccatggatattctttctcgatattttgtCGGTTTCCAATACAAGGGTTACATATCCATGTTTTTTCCCCCCAGGTTTTAAACGTTTTGGGTACGGTTATAGTAggttttcaagtaggtactcatcaaaaaaaaaaatgttgtttgtcAAACCAcgtttttacgttttttgatgagtacctacttaaagaCCTACTATAACCATACCCAAAACGTTTAAAACCTGGGGGAAAAAAACATGGACATGTAACCTTTGTATTGGAAACTGACGATTTGTCACCAAATACATACATAGTTACCTACATCCCACAAAGGTTAGCAGTgtgattgtttttctgcagaaatatcgaaataggtttatctatcactttgaaaagctttacacagtcaaattgcagcattCTCTGgtatttcataatgttcaagcattcatgaagaagtcactatctcTCCTTGATCATAAATAATATATATAGTTCTACATCGTGAAAATTGCATGAGCAGAAGTCGTTgcttacaatcatgagattgtgtctatgCTTATGACTActggattcaggggatttgagtttcagtaaaaagctttcaactgctgTTCAACCagaactctgaacttttgaaagttttgagaaattcctgctgaagtcaATACTTTCTCGAtctttgtcaacaaatagttacatcctggTCCTGCAGAGGTTAGTGTtatgattgtttttctgcagaaatatcgaaatagtaGGTtcatctaccactttgaaaagctttaagtacactgtcaaattgcagctgtctctggcatttcgtaatgttgaagcattcatgaagacgTCACCATCCCTCCTCAATCACAGATATTGTAGTTCTACATAATGAAATATCACAATTGGAAACAATAACTTCTGCGTGTGCAATTTCTATGATGTAGAACTGCCTACACTATGATCAAGGAGGGATAGTGAGTAGTGAcgtcttcatgaatgcttcaacgtTATgtaatgccagagacagctgcaatttggcagtgtaaagcttttcaaagtggtagatgaacctatttcgatatttctgcagaaaaacaattgcaCTGCTAACCTTTGTGGGATGTAGGTAACTATTATGTCAGGAGGCATCATGCCTTGCGACATTATGTGTTGCTTATTGTATGATATCTCTATGTGTCTATGTGTGCAATTACTCATAAATGAGATACCCCTACTAGAGATGGGAGTGACTCGATCATCAAGAGATGGTAGATGCGAGCATCGAGCCACCGAGATTGAGTAGCTCTCATCACTACCCAAATTGCCTCTATAATGTAAGGTTAAGCTAGGGGACTTTGTGTATGTCCATTCGTTGTGGGTGTAATTagaagcatatctctagttacATTATTTTGTCGAGCCTGATCAACTCGCGGAAGCCCAGCTTCGATTCTGATATAACGTGTGCATTTTATGAAATAACCGAATAAGTCCTTAATTATGGATTATTCAGTATCTTTATTCTCGTTTATAATTGAAATAATACAACCCTCGGGCATATTCGTTATAGGTACTTCTAGCAAACGCGTCAGCTATAACAACCTGGTGTCGTAAGTAAAATAACCAATTTACTTACGTAAAATATGTACAGCATCATAATTTATTAGTAAGGTACAATTAATTAGATTTACCATTAATTGTGTGTATTATTAGGGTGTGTGTTTTAGTTATATCGAGACACACGGAGTATAGATATAGGTGTTGGTTTCatcttaatttatttatttaccccCGAACGCCATAAATAAGTTAATTCAAGTATTAACCCCTACGTCATGCTCAAGTACCCATTTGATCCATACAGTCAAATGGGCCTAAAACTGTAAGTGTTAGAATTTTTAATAGTATCTCCGAACTGGCTATCCAAGGCATATAACTGTACTCAGGAAAGATTGAATTAAAGCCCCAATCTCTAAATAGGTCTATCTCTTTACATTGACATCTCTAGTCGAATTATTTTCCCTTAAGTGTTGATGATAATCCCTAAGACCTAAGCTATTAATTATTATCTAACCCTTTAcaatttggtgacaaatattgagaaagaatatccacggtgtgataaacagatttgatgggtggattgtagattttcTGGACTTGTGTCCCACTAAGAGCatttgtgttcctttcaattcttgtttctgtcatttcaagcctacttgagaatatttccatattatgtactctgcataattattcatgctctgttttttcagtttttttccaaaacaagtttatcaaatttgtaaaaaaatgctcATGGTCCACCCTGCACACACCTTTCTTGATTTCgttttgtgaaagctcaaccatcaatatgttcatccaaaaatggagcatgggtccttGTATTTTATACCAAgttttatcaatgtttgccccccccccccccaaaaaggggtgaggtgtGCTCTGGAATTATGTTTTCcctcattcattacatctaatgaaactacgtatatcattcagttccaagattgacccaatcgggttttttgctacctcgatttttgacaataatcaaataaCTAAGTCTATCATTATCAAGGTGGcttcaaggggctgggggggggggtgaactgtgagtaaaagtgatacttgtgatgatcttattcaggaaattgaaagcattttttcataacatctcaggatttgccTGGGCCTTGAAAGGTTAactgaataagtaggtatacttttttttaaaaaaaacctaaatcaccaaaaatttgcaattttgaattttcaaaatttcgccaaaaataaaaaaattgtctatcTACCTAGGACCTacttaaatgtatttttaaaatttttttcccacacCTAGGATATTCAACATGAAATTCATCGTGTTTGCGGCGGTATTCGGTTCAGCCCTTGTATTTGCGGCAGCTTCTCCGGCTGCGGATACATTTGAACAGCAAgtacaaaaaaagcaagaagCTGCTGCTAAGCAATGTAATGCTACTTATCCAGTTACGGAAggtaattaagtacctatttaattatgTTAGGTACGATACCTAAATGAATTTTGTAGCCATGATGCTAAGTGCCATTATTCTAATAACTTTCTTCAATGGTATCTATTCTAGATTCACTCAATAAATTACGAACTCACGTCGCCACTGGAGAAACCGTCACAACTACACTGCACTATAAAGTAAGTTGTAagcatacctatacttattactTATGCATCCTCATTTTCACACAAAAACTAATGTAAgaacttggggggggggaagcaGGGAAAAATAACCGGGTCCTATGgatgaaagtaggtacctatttgagattctgcgtcgtaTATGTGTGGTATTGCCGTAAAAATCCGAGACCATTTTTACGGATCTActgagcatttaaaaatttgcaaatcgtttatttttggataaatcagtgttttgaaaattttgtcttcgcaaatatttcgcaataattcagcaaaaatattggaaaatatcACTCCGAAAAATATTGTAGAACGCAGTTATGCCAATTTTCGATATTTGCGAGTCTATGCCTACTTTGTTCAAATAGTTACCGACCTAGGTACttaattgacaaaattaaaaGGAAATCATACTAAactcgtatttattttatttcagtggTGTAATCTGCTGTGCATCCTTGAACAAATTGGATTCGTGAGTATAAAATtctgatgttgtttttttttctttgattaaattcaatcaTCTAAaggttttttctcaattttccatACCTAGTACGATGCTCAAGGTAGAGTGCAAGTTGGAAAGATTTACAATTACACGTTGAAAGCGTTTCCTGAAATTGAACCAAACAAGCACTCGTTTTTGATTTACTTATTCCAAATCGCTCGATCGACCCACCGTAAGAATTATTTTATGATTGATAcctatataaaatttttatgttaATAAACATCGcgtgaataatttaaaaaaattaatttttcaacatacctGTGTATTTTGATGTGCCCTATTATTCGAATATGGTCATTGTCAAAAGAATTAGGTTGAAATTTATAATGCAAGTATTGACTAATTCTGTTTTGTAGATGTGGAAGATAAATGCCAGAAGGCTTATATAGTATACTATCGATTTGTCGAGTGagtatgaaaatgaaatttcttccaTTATCACACCTAATTAACATAATAACTTAATTAGGAATAACAGCAATCCGTTTAGTTATATTTCTTAATAGGTACTACACACGTTACTGtttacttttattatttttatactcCTCAGAGCCGTTTTGATACATACCTTGGCTGTTGATTTGGAAACTTTTGACGCCGCTACCAAggaaaaaattgcccaaagtGTGCTGACTGGAGACGTATTACCGAGTGAATTACAAGGTACCATCGCAAAATGGTTGAAAACTAACGATTCAGTCATCAAACAAGTAGCTGAATAACAAAATACTGGTGTCGTCTCTGCCCCTGCTCCTGCTCCTGTTCTCTCACCAGCTAACTCGATAATGTCTTTAAAAttcatatacatatgtacctaaacctattatatgtatacctataatACTCATCGATAAGAAAAATATGTTCATATCATATCATAGATAATTATCGCAAAATATGCCTTATTTTAtacattgcatttttttaaaaaaaattaagtaagtacgagtaataaaatccggtcatttttttagaaaatcgttttttatttcaaattttgcaatccTCGTTTAATTTAGGTTTCCAAGTTATggaattgttggaatttttaggaaattgaaaaCCAATGGAGAGGGTTCGAGGGGTCGAATCAGAAAATTGAGTTGACATTCGTATTCAGCACTCTCGAAAATCGAGGAAACGATAAGCCACACGATATTCAACGCaggtattttttaatcattttgacCTGCAGGATTTTGGAACTCCGTACCTCCCATGGTTTTGAGAATCCAATCACGAAATGTCCACAGCTACTAAAATCGTAAGAATGTACACTTTCCAGATTTTTTCAGACTCTTAAATTATTGCTcctaaatttttggcaaacttttgaaaactgagctttcacaaaaagcacaacttccaggtctttaaatttttagcaaatattcTCGAAACGAATGGAAGCAAGTCTATAGTGTATGTTTTTCATCATAAGTCGGGGATTGTGATCGAAAACGAATGAATACTGTTTTAAAAagaaagtttttacattttttggacacagtttgaaaatttcttcgatgatttttttacgaCAGAATGAGGCGTAAAAAATGGATAAAGATGTCCATAAATTGGccaacgaatttttcatttgaaaaatgtgaaatttttaaaaatatgggtcAAGGAGAAGAGAGTGAGCGACATTTTTTCTGCTCCGACGCATCGATATTTTTTCTTTGTCACCAAAGATTCGCTTGAAAATTCGAGTCAACAAGTCAAGGGCGAATTAATGCATCATGACTGAGATTGGTAGGTACACTCTTtgattattatactcgtatttactgGATAATATATGAATACGTACTTGCTTGTACTTGTAATATCACGAGTGttaaatgtaggtatataaaaatttCGCAATTATTTCTCTTTCCTGTATTTGAAAAGTTGGCAAGCATCTTTAGAATACTAAGAAGTCGTTAATCGTGTCGTcgtactttattattttttcaaatttttttgacctttgaaaTTACGTAGAAATTTTAATCGTTGATGAAAAGTTCAAATAATTATTACGGTATACTTACAACTTTCCTAGTGAAGGTGGATCAgcttgaaaatcacaaaaaacaatACCTAATTCAAGATTTTATTGCTAAAATTGCGAAGAGTGACTCCTTAAATACCTACAGCGTGCGAGTGTAAGAGTTACCACCTCCTACTcctattgtaaatttttctgggGTTTGATTTGGCATAATAATTGATGCTAAATATTTTAGAAGAATAGATTTTCAGAACACGAATAAGTACCCAAAAATgagggttttgaaaattttcaactgcttagTAGAACCGTAAAAGTATTTTCTTTGAAGACTCATAGCTTCCCCTCaggggcacctccggagctgaaaatttttctgttcaatttaCAAGTCGAAATGAAAGTCTTCACTGAACTTAGccaaatagtccggcatatgactaTAGAAGTAATtgaaccacccccccccccgccgatcctccgggacaacttttttcttaaaggggacatcctaaggaacattttagagcaaacttgcccaaaaaaaagttggccttacttacaaaatggcggccattttgattgacaggtcagccgaaatcgcagattttgcgttccaacataggacttgcacgaaattttccaaacctTCAagagtagatcgaaagatcatgcaaaaatttatcacctgtcaaaatttcaagtgctagagtgcgtttttcggtttttggtgaattttttaaaatccaatttaggccaaaaatgagggaaaaatcaaaattttaccaaatcgacaaagaaagctgaaatttgagatacaccctattttcgacatgccaaatcgattggaaacggtttcaacccgttttgagcagttctggagcctccagcagatttttgaaactcgaaattcccacaaaattccatcaaatggagatggaaagctgaaatttactctacactccaattttaacaccctctgaagacgacttcaggtgggttcaagtcatttcagagcatccagcgacttttttgaaaattactggagcctccagtagatttttgaaccttgaaattcccgcaaaattgatttatcaaacggagttggcaagctgaaatttacttcgcagactacatggtggtctTAAAGCGTCCAGCTatctttgggaaatttcaattttccaaaaaaacgtcatacatcctttcaaaaagttgctggaggctccaaaacgacttcatgttcaccagcagtcaacttcgtagcgtattgaaattagtttgcagaatgaattttgactctccatcttagtttgataaaattttggggaaatttaaagtttcaaaaatctgctggaggcttcaggaattttcaaaaagtcgctggaggctccaaaacgactagaaattcacctgcagtacttcgtagcgtattgaaatcagtttttagaataaatttcagctttacaactccaatttaatggaattttgtgggaatttcgagtttcaaaaatctgctggaggctccagtaattttcaaaaaagtctctggaggctctaaaatgacttgaacccacctgaagtagtcttggagtgtagagtaattttcagctttccaggggacatcctaaggaacattttaaagcaaacttgcccaaataggacttgcacgaaatttttcaaaccttacaaaggtagatcgaaagatcatgcaaaaatttgtcactggtcaaaatttcaagtggtaaagtgcgtttttcgaattttggtgaatttttgaaaatccaatttaggccaaaaatgaggcaaaaaatcaaaattttaccaaatcgaccaagaaagctaaaaattgggatacaccctattttcgacatgccaaatcgattggaaacggtttcaacccattttgagtagttctggagactccagcagatttttgaaactcgaaattcccagaaaattccatcaaattggagttgtaaagctgaaatttattctaaaaactaatttcaatacgctacgaagtactgctggtaagtttcaactcgttttggaggctccagcaactttttgaaaattcctgaagcctccagcagattttttaaacttgaaatttccccaagtttcatcaaactgagatggagagtcaaaattcattctgcaaactaatttcaatacgctatgaagttgactgctggtggatttcaagtcgtttcggagcatccagcgactttttgaaaggttgtgtggtgtttttttggaaaattaaaatttcctaaaagtagctggaatcttcaaaaccatttgaaaccgcTGTGTAGTcggcgaagtaaatttcagcttgccaactccatttgataaattaatgttgcgggaatttcaagtttcaaaaatctaccggaggctccagtaactttcaaagaagtcgccggaggctttaaaatgactGGAACCcagctgaagtcgtcttcagagggtattaaaattggagtgtagagtaaatttcagctttccatctccatttgacgaaattttgtgaaaatttcaaatttcaagaatctgctggaggcttcaggaattttcaaaaagtcgctggaggctccaaaacgacttaaaattcacctgcagtacttcgtagcgtattgaaattagtttttagaataaatttcagctttacaactccaatttgatggaattttgtgggaatttcgagattcaaaaatctgctggaggctccagagctgctcaaaacgggttgaaaccgtttccaatcgatttggcatgccgaaaataggatatatcctaaatttcagctttattggtcaatttggtaaaattttgattttttccctcatttttggcctaaattggattttcaaaaattcaccaaaaatcgaaaaacgcactttagcacttgaaattttgacaggtgatacatttttgcatgatctttcgatctacctttgtaaggtttgaaaagttcaaatcggaggcggacacctcaagaggttcccttgtaaatattttgttgttcttcaaatttatttatcaCCTAAGTTTTGGGAATTGTGCAAACTTTAACCcgaaatatcttgaaaaatgtaaattttttggaacctTCAAAAGACCAATTTTTTTAGACGAAGAACAAAATACTAAGTCGAGTACACTCGTAATAAGTATCAGTTATAGTGTGTTATTGGTAAACTGAATCCATGTGCAATtgtgcatacctacctacttggtgAACTGCCAAAGTAATTTCTCGTTTAATTCACATTAATgcaattattttgatatttttagaaattcggATCGGAATATAAACAAGATAACGCCAGcggagaaaaacacttatttcaAGCGAGAAAATCATGtaaatcgataaaatttcgagttttaaataCGTGCCTAAAAGTATCAACAATATTACTCTGTATTAGTTGTTGAAAAGGTTCATTTCGTTGCACAAGTTTATCAGAGGAGGTACTATACTTTTGTTTGTAGTGTTTCAAGAAGTCTGCCCTAAAAACCAGGTAAGAATGTGAAGATGAATAATTGATatagaaaaatacgagtaggtaagtattcatttttatggGCAACGAcaactttttctttcttttttcaattaagcgtagattatgattttgaaaatattcaaaaagaaaaacaaattcaacTGTAGGTATCTTGAGAATATTCTCTTTGATTtcaaatgggaaattttgaatcttaggtacattttttgtaCTTAATCAATGATAAAGTTGAAGATTGACTTAACATACTTATTCTATTTACGAATTTTAATGTggtggttttcagccattctcaAGACTTTCAGCTGcccgaattaaaatttttttgacgagtttttggaaattcataattacTTACCCGTTTTCGGCGATTTATGcttcttaaaaaaatatagtCAAATTTATCCGTTGTAAAAATGTGATGAATAATTGGTCCTGAAACTACATAACATCAACTTActcgaaccgaatttcatcatttctggacattctgaagtctccagggcgattttagaattcttcaaagtt is from Planococcus citri chromosome 1, ihPlaCitr1.1, whole genome shotgun sequence and encodes:
- the LOC135840023 gene encoding uncharacterized protein LOC135840023, with amino-acid sequence MDYSVSLFSFIIEIIQPSGIFVIGTSSKRVSYNNLVSIFNMKFIVFAAVFGSALVFAAASPAADTFEQQVQKKQEAAAKQCNATYPVTEDSLNKLRTHVATGETVTTTLHYKWCNLLCILEQIGFYDAQGRVQVGKIYNYTLKAFPEIEPNKHSFLIYLFQIARSTHHVEDKCQKAYIVYYRFVEAVLIHTLAVDLETFDAATKEKIAQSVLTGDVLPSELQGTIAKWLKTNDSVIKQVAE